The Magnolia sinica isolate HGM2019 chromosome 3, MsV1, whole genome shotgun sequence genome includes the window CCAACAAATTGAGCAAATTGCCGTGAATTAGGTTAAATGGactgagatagatccaaatctcaaatgttTCATAAATTGCTACCTGTAGCCACCTGCTAGTGGTccgacatgatgtatatatttcatctaggctgtccatccattttttcatatcattttatggcatcatccgaaaaatgagatagatccaaatctcaagtggaccacatcacaggaaattaTGTTGATTAAACACACACCTcgggcacaaaagtttttgatgaagctgatatttgtttttatcttTCATCCAGGTGTGCGGACATTTAATCATTACTGTtttccaatggtgggatccacctgaaatttagatccgtctcatttttggaatcaagccttaggggtcgtttggcaccttggattggaggggattggagaggattagagggggtttcaaatccccacggttgtttggcagcaaaaagcaactggggattgccaatccagggggtttccaatcccctctttgagggggtttgtaatccaaggtgagagcttggattacacctaaaatcatttgaatagttgcatgtataaatgtatgtcactgtacactatcattctactgggcacatggcccactaacgatgatcagcaccgtccaaacattgttcatgtagattagcaccgtccaaatattgtccagcaccgtccaaacattgtccatatcaatcaacgattaaaaatcgttggttagtcactcagacatgatcttgtgcttgtggtccatctaagacttggaatttcatcacttttagacaaaacatatattttagcgggcttatcacaaccatagtgtcaaaaattatacaTCTCACTAAttggagatattaaagttgatttactaattaaattcaaacccccgtgaatataccgtgtataggtatttttgaattaaagttgattcacactcaagggtaccaaacacacctAGAGGATTGctaatccagggggtttccaatcctgggggttgtgaatccagggggttccaaatccacgctcccaaacaggcccttagtatgATGGAAAAAATATGGAccggtggataaaacatacaacatggtggggcccacagagcaccgaccagtagccacATGGATATTGGCagtgtcagtagccaatccgcatccCCCCCATGTAGCGTTCCCCGTATGGTCTACATGATTGGTGGCCTTCATCTTTCCATGTGTCATGAAAATGGGTTTCACaggaaatccagaccattgatatgttGTGTTCCACTGTGGATGGAGTACTTACCAGTTCCCATATATCTTATTGACAGGGAAATTTATAACCTTTCAGTTTTCGGCCCACCTATAGAGACGGCAGAGAAGAAAAGTATAAAAAAGTCCACGTTTAACTAAATATTCCAAGATTTGTCTCCAAAATATTTAATCCAGGAGAATTTCAATCCGTTCTCATCCACGGAGAGACccaatagacggtctggattaccgatcCATGGGTATCGATAGTCAGAACTGAAAACAAGTGTACACTTTGCAAAGATGCGGGCCAGTATTGTATGAttctcggaagcggattgcgtcctactcaaCAGGATTATAATCCGTCCGCGCAGggctatatggggcccattgtgatgtaaggattttatccacaccgtccatacatatttacagataattttaggtaattttaaaaaaaatgagagataAATAACACTTAATAGGCCATAAATTttggattgaactcttaccattaaaaacttcttggcagctgaagaagtttggaatcaagcttatatttttgttttcgcttcatccatgtataaaagacattatgaataggttggatggtaaaaacacatcacggtagcttctagaaaagtttcaacggtgagtgtcattagcaccgatgcttcctttggtgtggtccatttgagaagaAGTGGAATTcaataatttttataaaattttagtaaaatgatttgataaaagtgattaacggcgtggataaaatcattacatcaaggtgggccgcacagagCCCTGTCTGGACGGATTATtgtccgggcggggtaggacgcaaccgCTTCCGATTTTTGGCCTTCCTCAGTGATTCCTCCAGCTTCAAATCCACTCCCAGCTTCCCTCTCTTTTTTAGTTCATTCCCGCCATCGAGAGAGATGGAAGATCGTTGTCTCGGTTCTCACATCTCCCTTTCTCCTTCCATGGAAGATATCCGAACCAAGCTCCTGCGAATCGTCCGCTGCCATGAAGAATCCAAAACTGCATTCCAGCAGCTCAAATCGCAGATCAAGATCAGCTTACTTGAAGTAGACTCTCTCTCTATGCCTCTCTGATTTAATATCGAAATTTCCATGATTCTCCTGGATTTTCAGCAAGTCAAACAGATTGGGGACGTCTTTTCTCGGATATTTTTTGAATTTGGAGATTCGCGATGAAACTTCGCTGCATTTCTGTGATTCTAACCGAGAATATCAGATTTTGAAACTTCTcgaaaaaaaaagttttgaatttaGTCacttgattttattaattttctcCGATTTTTCAAAGAGATCAGAGCTCGCGAGAGGATTTGTCCCAGAAATTCCTCCCATTTGAATTCTTCACCCATTTCCTTACATTTTGATATCTTCGAGACGTGTTCttcaaaatttcccttttttaaaaaataaaataaaatttcgtcATGGAATTTCGTGAAATTTGTAAGTTTTCTAAcgagattttgattttgatttttttttttttttttgaaattcatcaTGCGATTTCTCCAAATTCGCTCATTTCATAACATAGAAAGGGAGATTTTTGTGCTTTGTACTTTAGAAATTGCGGGATCTTCGCAGGCAGAAGACGTGTTTGCGTCGCTTTCGATTCCTTTAATGAGACTCGTCGGTCTCAAGACCGAGGAaatggcggaagaaggaagatcCACCCGCGTTCTCATCAACCCCGATTTTCAGAGTGTAATTTCTATCTTCCCATCCCCTGGAATCTGTACTGTTACAGCTATTATTCTTATCATCCATTGAAGGCTGCAGATCAACGGATCGGATTGCTTGCCTCCCATACATTTTATTTTCTACGATGAGCCGGTTTTAAGCCTGGTTCCGGCCGAGCCTTAGGAACCGTGGGTTGGATCACGGCTTAGTGTTCATGGGCTGGAATCGGACATGCGTTCGCCCATACCAGCTTGACCCATTTGCCACCATGGCCACAGAGGCGTCTTCAAGCAGCAAAGTCCAAACATACGTGGCACATTCTGTGAGGGATCAGGGACTTTCGTAGGGTGGTCCCCACAGTGATGTCCTTGAGTACAAAATCAGTCATGCcctattgggtgggccacacgcacgAAAATGGACTGTTAGAAAAATGACATCCACGATCAGCATTCAGTGCTGGGCATCACCTGATGAGTGGGACTGATGAATGTCTCTGATTCCTCACACATGTACAATGGCACGTGTTTGTAATTGGCAATTCCAGATGGAATTAGCGTTCCTCTTCTCTTGCACACGTTTTTCTCCCTCCCTATGGGGATATGTAAGTTCATGCTCACCAGCCAACATATAGGGGCCATGATATGATGATCCAACCGTTGAAATGACGACCCTCAAATAGATGAATGCCCCCTGGAGATATCCAAAATTCAAAGATTTGAACCCTTTTATAGTGGCCCACAAATCCGCATGTTGAGAGAAATATGGCATCGTCCAGGGAATATgccatccatggtggggtccatcatttCAACTTTGAACAATTGCGCCACAAGAACCAAGGTTAATTAGATGGACGCATGTTGCGTCCTACCTCAACCTGTCCATCACTTCTctagtatcattttaaggtatgtgcaaaaaaataggcagatccaacactcatgtggaccacattaaataataagcttgggctgcgttaaatgcacaaagcattaaatgcaggAGTCATCACAGTGtaagtccacttgagctttggatctaactcagtTTTATTCACATTCCTTGAAAAGATTTAAGTggaggatggacagcgtggataaacagataaaaCTGCCCATTCATGGCTAGAGACcagtggggtaggacgcaatccacatccTAACAATATATTTGATGCTGAGTACGGATTAAGAGCCGGCCGGGTGAGGGCCAGGTTAAGGTTGACCCTTGCCCAGCCAGGCCCGAACCAAATTTCAAGCCATAGCTCAGCCCTCGGGCAAAGTTTAGTGGTCCAAGCCTTTGGCTCTTCCAGCCGGGCATCCCGGCCCATTACCACTCCCACTGCTGAGTAGGACTTCTAATTCCTGTTCTTTTAGGCTCCGGAGAACAGTCGAAGTCTCCAACAGCATCGCAGAGGGAGCAAAGCCGGACATGAAAGCGCGACAAGAATCCATAGGGACCGTGATCGTCAGCATCGAAAATCAGAGGTAAGCAGTCTAATTTTGGGAGGAATTGTGTGATACTTCACCGAGGATATGTAGTGTCCATCGAGCCTCACGTtcctataagtggggcccacatcttggTGGTCCGGATTGCTGACATGATGGTCATGTTATCGATGGACAATGGCCCAGAAGTCTCAATAATGAAATATGCACCACTCGTTACCATTGAAAACGAACCAATTGGGTGGCAAGAATCATCCATGTAGGTGATTTTTCCACGTATGGGGTTTGTTTAATCCAGATAAATGATCTGTTCtgtctaaaaatggatggatgcctCAAAAAGTTTCCTTTGATGGGATAATCTTAACCTTTCATTTTTAGCCTAGATAGATGGCCGGAATAAGTAGAaaatagtccacattcaactgaaaaatgcAATGGATCCCTGGGCTAACATTTGTTGTATCTCTGCTCAGCCACTCGTACGTATATGGCAGAAATCCTATGAGATTAAAGTCGTCCTAATGAGGAAATTTTGGTGGCATTCCCCATTCATGGTGGACACAACATACCAATGGTCAGAAATTATGCAGGCCACCTATCACATATGACCTATTATATCATTCCTTATGTGGACCCACGCCATAAAATTCCAACGGCCAAACCTATTTGGCCCACATTGCCACTAGCTCAGGTGCATGAGATTATGACACTACAACAATTTAGAATTTTTGTGATGAGTGAACTTGTCACTAAAAATTTTTAATTGGTCCAATCTGTTGCTAATAAATTAATTATTTGCGACAACTTAATAAGTTGTCGCAAATATAGCTAATTAGCGATGACTTAGAATATTGTCGCAAAAAAGTCTAAATTTTAACTTGGCACGCTGgctccaatgctcaagtgggagCTTCAAATTAAGTGGGCCAAGATGGTTAATAAGACCATATTCGACCctgcggcccacctaatgagccagcctacctgatttttaggccagtgCGCATTCTTGATGAGCGGCTCCGATCCCCTCACTGTGGTTAGCACGGCTGCGTGAGGGGACTGGACTTGAATGTTTGAAGAGTAAGCAGTTTTCTATGATATATACAAGGATTATTATAGGATGCTTTGGGCCTAGAGCCGTTAAATCTGGATATGATCCCCAACTATTGATCCAGCGAGATATGCAAAAGACGGTGGATACGGTTCATTTAAAAAGTCAAAGAGCTAAATGATCAAATACGGGACTTTTCTCCCAGGCGAGGTCCATCAtatagacggtttagatcattttatCCAATGGCCATGGTCCCAACGTCTACGTGATATAAGAGTTGTTGCGTAGTTCTTCATGCTAATGGCATGGATGCGTTTGAGCGTAGGAAGATAGCTACAGTTCTCAAGCTGAGAAGGCACGCAGAGAACTGGAAGAAAAACAACGTCTCCGGCTCCATCAGCTCGTCTTCATACTCCGGCAGATCGAGAAGCTTGTGAATTCCCGCCAGGCGGCCATCCTACAGAGCCTCGACGACCACCGCCTCTCCCTCCGCAGGCTCTTCCAGAAGGCCACCTCATACCTTTTCAACATCCGCCAACGAGACCAACCCATCGACCCAATGCTCATCGCTGCATTCAGGCTCCTCCGGGCCACGTTCGAGCACGTGGGCCTGACCCTTGGCTCGGTGGAGGACGACGTGGAAGCAATGGTGCAGGAGCTAGCAGAGAAGATGTGCGAGCCCATGGCGGGCCATGTTAAGAGCCTAAGGGCTGACATGGAGAGGGGCCCGGCAGGCCAGCTTGTGGGCGTGGTGGAGGAGATGGAGTGGGCAGTGAGAGAGAAAGTAGCAGAGGCGGAGGTTGCGAGGAAGAGGGCGAAGGCGTCCGAGGAGGAGAAGGCTGAGGTGGTGAGGAGATTGAaggattttgaagaaaatgtgaGGAGTACGAAGGAATTCATTGGGCTGTTCATGGAAGCCAAGAGACGGGGGATGGAGCCTTCCACCGTTGCTCATAAGGTGCGCCTCCCTTCCTTTGTTATGTTTACGTGCGCTGTCAGGAATAGTTAACGTTGTTACGCTGTTTGggccacatggggcccacctatgagcGATCTGTTCCGTTCTTCTTGTGAGATCCACCGTTGATGGGAGATGCTGCAAATTACTTCCCTGATTCACATGGGTTGGAAGTCAGGAAAATTAATGATCacttgggccacacatgtacacgAAATCTTATCCGTTGGTAAATTTATCTTGACCATTGACTTATTTtgtataggtgtggcccacttgatgttcatAAGGGGGCCGGTGTTTTGGATATTGCTTCAACTTTCTTCCTGCCCAGCGGCTCTGATCTCCTACATGTGTCCCTCCTCCAGCGAGTGCAATTTGCATTCTCGACCACATGTGCTGCCATGAGCAGGTAAAACAcccaggctctgtggggcccatcatgtggtGGGTGGAAGATTCACTCATACATCAGGTTCACCTTCTCATGCTCACCGTACATTCCAAAATCatccagatccaaaactcatgtgggccataccactggggACAATGTAAAATCACCTATAAAACCTCCAAGATCACGCAATgctggcccacctgaattttggatctgactgatttttggagtgtcTGTTCATTCAGGTTAAGGGcacatgatgaatgggttggatgcaaTACACGCACCATGGTGGAGCTTCAAAATCCTATGGTTGGTGTCCACTGCGAGTTGTTGATTGGATGATTTTAAGCCGCATGGCGTAAAACTGTAATGGACGGTAGACGTCACACGCATAAGGATTATGGTTCTATGTGGTGGTGGACCATCGCAGATGAACGGCCAGGACCAAAATCTCCCACTTCTGGCAAACCAATGGTCCCCATTCGACAACAAGCACTTTGATAACCATGGAGAGGATGTCTTGAGTTTGGACATGACCATCCAAGATGAATAGCTTCGAtctcctcaaggtgggccccaccaatacgGTTGCTGGCCAATCCAGTACCGTCATTTTCTCAGCACAGCATCATATATTTGCTTGTCCCCAGCACGTGCTAGTATGCCACACGTGTGTCATATTGAAGCCGTTCATCACGCAGGCTCGAGAATTAAGCCgcttcactcatcaggtggtccacactggtAAAGCAAAGCCAACATTCAACATTAAACCAACAAATGTAGCCCACCCCATGAAAGGGTTGGCCCTCATTTTCAGGCTAGAATTACATTCATCGTGGACCCACCGGATGAACGTCTAGGATCCGGCACATCCCTTTGGCACGTGTGGTTCGTCGACCTTTAACCTCAATGTACTTTCATCTCTTTGGATGAAGCTCTTGGCAATGGAGAAAGATCAAAGAGCTGATGACAAGCTGCTGTGGAATATATTGAATCAGAAGAGGCAAAGACAACAAGAAGCcagccctgtggggcccacgctTCTCTACTCTCCCCAAAACAGCACATTAGCCAACGTTAATCGCGTCGAATCCTACCGCAAAAACAACCTCCATGGAGATGAGATCTTGACGatggaccgtccatcaaggaAGAATGACACGCAGACTCCGAGACCGGTCATCATTAGCCCCAGGCCCATCACTAGGAGCTATTCGCGCAAGTTCGTTCGGGAGACCCAGCGTGCTGGCCCATCGTTGCCGCAGTTAGGTCCGTCGCCTTCCTCCATCGTTCCGAACAGCAGCAGGTCCCACAAACACGGCCCCCCTTCCACTCGGTCTACCAAAGGTAAGCTGTACTCATGATATGATCATCAGATTCTTGGGTTGTTTTACTAATTAGATGATTGCAAGACGTTTTCACGGACGGATCAGATGATTTCTGATAATGAGAATGAAATCCGCAAAAAGGTTGGAATGCATACGCACGGGTGAATTTAGCGTGCTAGAAAACACcgttttttttgtatatccatgccgtacatatGTTTTTACATCTCATGTTAGGATGATATCCAAAATCATAAGAAGGTCAAATTCTCAGGTAGACCCATAccatgaataaccattaaaaactttttatgggccacaaaagttttgaatcaatctaatatttcTATATTCCCTTCGtccagatcttcttgacattatcaacaggttggattgaaaataaacattatgaaactTTACGATAGGCCCTTtggaattttcaatggtgagtcactcaatcaccaccgtttcttatggtgtggtccaaatgacatttggatctgcataatttttggtATCCCGTCCTAAAATGTGATGGAgacatggatggacggcgtggatatacaacacatcatcaaggtgggccctctgGTAGGGTTAACACTCACAATGCTGTTCCCTGggaacacctaatctgctccctatcGACGgatccatccgttttaacagcccTTTGGActgcaccaaaggaaacagtggtgactgaacgcCCCCCAtcaaaaacttcctggggcccgtTGATGAATGGGGCTTTCAATTCCTTTCAAAGCTGGAGAGAGAGGGGACTGAGGCCCTAGATTTTTAGAGTTGAAAGGCCATTGAATCTTTCTCATCGTTGCTCttactcttttaatttttttcgtGCCTCTCAGTCAAAATTCTATTTAAACTATGATTGTTCCTTTCCCCATTTATTAGATAAGGTACACCACACTGATATGAGGCCCACTAGACCCCCCTCacctcaatctcaaccattcatgtTCTTTATCTAAACACAAGTGCAACATGTGCCATCTGTGGTAAACTTCTAACACCCACTAACCATGATCCTAACAAAACCATGATTCACATAATTAAGAAATAGAGATTAGGAAAATGGGTGGGACGGTTACGTTAGTTTACTTAAGTCCAGAATTTGGACATGGGGATAGAAGGGAGTTAAATAGGCAACAAATAGGTGAGGAATAGAATACCAGAATCTAATCTTCCTCACCCATTAAAACTATCTTCCCACTGCTCCGTGTGCTTATCACTGCTATAACATTCCACCCCTTATGCAGAGTATCTGGAAGTATCAcattgctgtggggcccactggtttaccCGATTACATTCTCTAGTTTTTAGGTCAATTCAGACCATTGatcgatgaggcccaccttatagagatCTTACATGTTAGACAAACTCTATTTCAACACTGAAATCATGCGTGAGTAcgcatgtggtgtgggtgtgcaCGTTTTGTTCATGGAGACTCATGACTAGGGACTTGATTATTTGTATTATAGATCTGTCGAAAGGAGTTGTGCTTGGGCCCAGGTCTAGACCCACCAGCAAGTGAACAAAACAAAGGAGTTGTGCTTGGGACCGGGGCTAGACCCACCAGGTAGATACTCAGGCCCAATTATTTCTAAAGAAAGCCTGGCTCCACCGAAATTCTTCTCCACACACAGCGGGCCTATGTGCAATCCGCGTTGTTCATCTGGAATTTATATGTTGTGGACGAAAACCCATGCTGGCCTGGTCATCAGGGAGGCTACTTGTGCAAATGGAAGGATCGAAGATGGATCCAAAGTCCACTTTCATTTCTGTGTGAGCCTCACGTGAGACCCGTACAACCGTTTTGAGGTCCACCAGACATATCCAGGACAAAAAATGAGAAGTGGTAGTCTTTTCTCTAAAATATGGAATAAATAGAGGTTGTAattaggtggcccacacatggAATTGATCGGGTGGCCTCTTGGCCACTTGTGTGGCCTGAGATCgttttgatggggttttcctccttagttcagaggagagatagtgtAGCCGGTGAAAAATAGGAGTGTTTTACTGcgttgcatgaccagtcgagtgaacagtgctcgactagtcgacgaccacttgactcaaagtccagcgagctcagtgaacagtgctcgaccagtcgaaggcctgactcgaccagtcgagtgaatagtctcgaccagtcaagaactctgctcgactagtcgaggctacgCAGATTCAGTCCGGATTTTGTGCGAACTAGGGAAATTAAGgcagtttcgcaagaggtgcgaaagggagttgcctaaactataaataggggttcctagagTTTTTCTAgagaatgcaagagagtttcctaaagctttgcaagggtttgctgaagggtttagggctatcaaaggtgtgagagaaagagagagaggaagcttgtggaatggaggttatgctcgtgaaggtgatctactgtgcaatcaaTATCTCAGTGCTTTTACGTCCTCATagtcggtgagatctctccgtttttctttgttctcttattgtttatccgttcctgcatgagtgaagaaggtttgatccaagcggtgtatgcttgtgatcggttgtaaagTTCTGcttgatagtggattgttgatctggacgaggtcccgtggtttttacaactttgagggttttccacgtaaaaatcgcTTGTGTGGtgtagtttatgctttgattgttttcattactttattatcccataattatggcgttttcgggaggctagatcctaaggttttgtgcaacggcccccaacaaagtgatatcagagcactaagttcattgaacggagtgtgATCGGTTCtaaattatggaaggtgactCATCAAAGATGATCAGcgtcaatggttctaactggaccatatggaaggctaagatggaggacttgctttattgcaaggacttgtattctccaattcaaggcatatcagcaaagtcaaaggatatgacaAATGataattggaagaaattggactggAAGGTGGTAGGGTTTATTAAACAATgattggacgattccgtattccactatatctctacggagacctcagccgctagcctatacctgaaattggaagggttgtatgagaagAAGACAGCCGACAATAAAATTTTCCTGATAAAATGACTTGCGAATCTCAAGtttaaagatggtggttctgtagctgagcacatgaatgatgtcagcaatatattgaaccagctctccgctatgaagatggtcctagacgATGAATTACAGACTCTGCTATTGCTTAGCTctttgcctgacagttgggagacattggtggtgtctctaagtaacttcgcgccagacggaaaggtatctATGGAACATATCACTAGCTCTCTCTTCAATAAGGAGATAATGAGGAAGTCTTAGGGGtccactcagcaagaggcccttgtggcATAAGAACGGGGAAGAGGAAAGGACAAAGGGTGGgtaggcccgagataaatcaagaggcaagtcgagtaccaggaatgATGTTAAATACCGGAATTGTGACAAGAATGGTCACTATAAGCAtaaatgtcgtaagaataagaacgacaagaaaggaaaaggaaaggagaaggaagatgaatcacaTTCTACTacagtcgcttcagatggcgacgttgtagttattcttttagcaAATCACGGTGTATGTTTAACAGCGCTACGAGTCAAGACACCGACTAGGTGATTGACTCGGGAGCCTCAtttcatgtgactccacgcaGGGATTTCTTCATAAGCTACAACTCAGGTAACTATGGGACCGTaaagatgagaaattctggcatatcaaaGATTGtgggggtcggtgatatttgtgtgaagaccgatgtgggctgtacTTTAGTTCTCAgcgatgtgaggcatatcccagaccttcgccttaacttgatgtcaacgggaaggttggatgatgatggctatgaaagctgatttgttggtgggcattggaagctcatcaagggttcgtttaTCGCagtcagaggaaagaagtgttgcacctttataaggcaagtgtcagtgtgtgtaagGGTGGATTGAACGTAacgaaagattcagctattgacatatgacacaggcgtctaggccacatgagtgagaaagggctttaggtacTAGCGAGGAAGTGACTCCTTCCAGACATGACAGATATACCTCTTAAAACctatcttgattgtttatcagggaaacagcatagagttttatttattaaatctgcttctcatgttaataaagtgcatgcattagatttggtttattctgatgtttgtggtccaatgaggacaaaaaccttgggtggggcattgtattttgtcacttttatagatgatgcatctaggagggctTGGATTTATGCTTCGAAattcaaggacgaggtctttgatatgtttaaattgtttcatattatggtcgagagagagagagctagatcattgaagtgcatccgcactgacaatggcggtgaatacatcggtgactttcataagtattgtaagtccctgggtataagacataaacagacggttcccaagaccccctagcataatggtgtgactaagcgaatgaatcgcaccattgtagagaaaaTTAAacgcatgttatcccatgcgaagttgcctaagacattctggggagaagcaatgcacacggtaatgtatttgataaacaggtttctatcagccccattgaatggataagtacttgagaaggtgtggattggacaggatccatcgtacagtcatcttagggtatttagatgcagggcatccgtgCATGTATCAAAGGActagaggtccaagctcgatatgaagatcaggcagtgtgtatttttagggtacggtgatgaaaagttcagttacagattgtgggatccaaccgagaagaagctcgtcaagagCAGAGATATAGTTTTCTtcgaagatcagtgtatagaagacattggtaagccagagaagaattagcctagtttaggtgagctagaggacatggatccggttattcctctcgtagtacctgatgaagggggagtacaacaaggtgcagaggacgagagagttcctacaaaagatggacagggggagcagcccccacttgatccacaagtgaggaggtcatctagggacagacagtcgtccaagaggtactcgccgcatgagtacattatgctcactg containing:
- the LOC131239289 gene encoding uncharacterized protein LOC131239289, with protein sequence MEDRCLGSHISLSPSMEDIRTKLLRIVRCHEESKTAFQQLKSQIKISLLEAEDVFASLSIPLMRLVGLKTEEMAEEGRSTRVLINPDFQSAPENSRSLQQHRRGSKAGHESATRIHRDRDRQHRKSEEDSYSSQAEKARRELEEKQRLRLHQLVFILRQIEKLVNSRQAAILQSLDDHRLSLRRLFQKATSYLFNIRQRDQPIDPMLIAAFRLLRATFEHVGLTLGSVEDDVEAMVQELAEKMCEPMAGHVKSLRADMERGPAGQLVGVVEEMEWAVREKVAEAEVARKRAKASEEEKAEVVRRLKDFEENVRSTKEFIGLFMEAKRRGMEPSTVAHKLLAMEKDQRADDKLLWNILNQKRQRQQEASPVGPTLLYSPQNSTLANVNRVESYRKNNLHGDEILTMDRPSRKNDTQTPRPVIISPRPITRSYSRKFVRETQRAGPSLPQLGPSPSSIVPNSSRSHKHGPPSTRSTKGKLYS